One window of the Candidatus Chryseobacterium colombiense genome contains the following:
- a CDS encoding DUF1800 family protein translates to MPSLTPKTSALGFFNAYHLLRRTTYNITKARINYFAAKTPDQALNELFTFTAPSPPSPLNNNGETIVPTVANPTITDTLNTANSVVYDNYWWMYQAMKDPSAQYKIVYWLHLLFVTDNDASFFTNFDYKELLRFHTNGSLKDLAIRITLDPRMLIFLNNNVNKKNSPNQNYAREFLELFTILKGPQMGTGNYTNYTETDVQQAAKVLTGFTLTSATQLNKTARLNTVDSVTQLPKGYIDVTTHDITNKTFSSAFGGTVITGANTVSTIQTEFESFITMIFNQDETAKAYCRRMYRYFVGRNITSDIETNIIVPLAATLKTNGYNILPVLRILLSSKHFYDEEDSVAGDQTIGSLVRSPLELYFHMFSLLQLSTPLYATNPSSLHSFLSTISSYAQNSGMPVFRPQSVNGYAAYSSSPNYDKNWITTSSLRIRYNNSIDMLINGTTQNGFLYKLNLPLFVKDSGNFQNPADAVQLVSEFCELLFVDFPPATRLDYFKSVFLNGLSVINWQNEWNNYLTTGTATNVKIPIDRLVKALIKSPEFQTM, encoded by the coding sequence ATGCCAAGTTTAACTCCTAAAACATCTGCCTTAGGCTTTTTTAATGCATATCATCTGCTGAGAAGAACGACCTATAACATCACAAAGGCAAGAATAAATTACTTTGCAGCAAAAACTCCGGATCAGGCTCTGAATGAACTGTTTACTTTTACGGCGCCTTCACCACCCAGTCCTCTTAATAATAATGGGGAAACCATTGTTCCTACAGTGGCAAATCCTACGATTACTGATACTTTAAATACCGCGAATTCTGTGGTGTATGATAATTACTGGTGGATGTATCAGGCAATGAAAGACCCTTCTGCACAATATAAAATTGTGTATTGGTTGCATTTGCTTTTTGTAACGGATAATGATGCAAGTTTTTTTACCAACTTTGATTATAAAGAGCTTTTAAGGTTTCATACCAACGGAAGTTTAAAAGATTTGGCAATAAGAATCACGCTGGATCCCAGAATGCTTATTTTTCTCAATAACAACGTAAATAAGAAGAATAGCCCGAATCAAAACTATGCAAGAGAGTTTTTAGAACTGTTTACGATCCTTAAAGGACCTCAAATGGGAACGGGAAATTATACCAATTATACAGAAACCGATGTGCAGCAAGCCGCAAAAGTTTTAACAGGTTTTACTTTAACTTCTGCTACTCAGCTTAATAAAACGGCAAGGCTTAATACTGTAGATTCTGTCACTCAGCTTCCGAAAGGATATATAGATGTTACTACTCATGACATCACCAATAAAACATTCAGCAGTGCTTTTGGAGGAACGGTAATTACCGGAGCTAATACTGTAAGTACTATTCAGACGGAGTTTGAAAGCTTCATAACTATGATTTTTAATCAAGATGAAACCGCAAAAGCATATTGCAGAAGGATGTACCGTTATTTTGTGGGAAGAAATATTACCAGCGATATAGAAACAAATATTATTGTTCCTTTAGCGGCTACCCTTAAAACGAATGGTTATAATATTTTGCCGGTGCTTAGAATATTGCTGTCCAGTAAACATTTTTATGATGAAGAAGATTCTGTTGCAGGAGATCAAACCATTGGTTCATTAGTGAGAAGTCCTTTGGAACTGTATTTTCATATGTTTTCTTTACTTCAGCTTTCAACGCCTTTGTATGCCACCAATCCAAGTTCATTGCATAGCTTTTTATCAACAATTTCCAGTTATGCTCAAAATTCGGGAATGCCTGTTTTCAGACCGCAATCTGTGAATGGTTATGCAGCTTATTCCAGCAGTCCCAACTATGATAAAAACTGGATAACTACTTCTTCTTTAAGGATTCGTTATAATAATTCCATTGATATGTTAATCAACGGAACTACCCAAAATGGATTTCTATATAAACTCAATTTGCCTTTGTTCGTGAAGGATAGTGGAAATTTTCAAAATCCTGCCGATGCTGTGCAGTTGGTTTCGGAATTCTGTGAACTTCTTTTTGTTGATTTTCCACCTGCCACAAGATTGGATTATTTTAAATCAGTTTTCCTTAATGGTCTGAGTGTAATCAATTGGCAAAATGAATGGAATAATTATCTTACTACCGGAACGGCTACCAATGTGAAAATTCCGATTGATCGCTTAGTGAAAGCACTTATTAAATCTCCTGAATTTCAAACTATGTAA
- a CDS encoding glycosyltransferase N-terminal domain-containing protein, with protein MSFFYNIFINLLIVGMKVFSWFNDKTKKGVEGRKESLQKVKTAFSQSDEVIWMHAASLGEYEQGLPVLERLKKEFPERKILVTFFSPSGYENVVRKKHIADVICYLPFDKKKMVKDFISAFNVKLFFTVKYDFWYNLLAELNAKGAKLYVISALFYERQSFFTTYGKWFVKQLKNNVDWFFHQTQHSYLLAKSIGLVNASITGDTRFDRVKQLRERNNHVDYIVDFIGGEKAVVFGSSWSAEERIAEMLVAKNNEIKLIIAPHDLKRVHHLKQIFPESVLYSQIQNIQKPEFSESQILIIDSIGLLSKLYSYADIAVVGGGFHDAGLHNILEAATFGIPVIFGNHYKKNPEAHDLIKANGGKSFESENVAAQFVLSLVANEDILNEMSGHAERFVTEKPNSTELIIKKIMSS; from the coding sequence ATGTCTTTTTTCTATAACATATTTATCAATTTACTCATTGTCGGGATGAAGGTTTTTTCATGGTTTAATGATAAAACTAAAAAAGGCGTTGAAGGAAGAAAAGAATCTTTACAGAAAGTGAAAACTGCTTTCAGTCAATCGGATGAAGTTATATGGATGCATGCTGCCAGTTTAGGTGAATACGAACAAGGGTTGCCGGTTTTGGAACGACTAAAAAAAGAATTTCCGGAACGTAAGATTTTAGTGACTTTCTTTTCGCCTTCCGGTTATGAAAATGTAGTCAGGAAAAAACATATTGCGGATGTCATTTGTTATCTTCCATTTGATAAAAAGAAAATGGTAAAAGATTTTATATCAGCTTTTAATGTTAAACTATTTTTTACGGTCAAGTATGATTTCTGGTATAATTTACTGGCGGAACTTAACGCAAAAGGAGCGAAGCTATATGTAATTTCTGCATTGTTTTATGAAAGACAGTCTTTTTTTACAACCTATGGAAAATGGTTTGTAAAGCAACTTAAAAACAATGTAGATTGGTTTTTTCATCAAACCCAACACTCCTATCTTTTGGCAAAAAGCATAGGTCTTGTGAATGCTTCCATAACCGGAGATACAAGGTTTGACAGAGTGAAGCAGCTTCGGGAAAGAAACAATCATGTAGATTATATCGTAGATTTTATAGGAGGGGAGAAGGCTGTAGTTTTTGGAAGCTCATGGAGCGCAGAAGAGAGAATAGCCGAAATGCTGGTTGCCAAAAACAATGAAATAAAGCTCATCATTGCTCCGCATGATTTAAAGAGAGTTCATCATCTCAAGCAGATTTTTCCTGAATCAGTTCTTTATAGCCAGATCCAAAATATTCAGAAACCTGAATTTTCAGAGAGTCAAATTCTTATTATTGACAGCATCGGCTTGCTTTCCAAATTGTATTCTTATGCAGATATAGCAGTCGTTGGAGGAGGTTTTCATGATGCGGGACTTCATAATATTTTAGAAGCCGCTACATTTGGTATTCCTGTGATTTTTGGGAATCATTACAAAAAGAATCCTGAAGCACATGATCTTATTAAAGCAAACGGAGGTAAATCGTTTGAAAGTGAAAATGTAGCCGCGCAATTTGTTCTTTCATTGGTGGCTAACGAAGATATTTTAAATGAGATGTCCGGTCACGCCGAAAGATTTGTTACAGAAAAACCGAATTCTACTGAGCTGATTATAAAGAAAATAATGTCATCGTAG
- a CDS encoding cupin domain-containing protein: MIQSKNNSKHYIWGNNCDSWILKDSQNLSVKQEVMPPGTAEKKHFHDQAEQLFYILKGEAVFCINDEKWSVKEGESITVLPKSEHYISNESMEDVEFLVISTPSTNNDRIDTN, translated from the coding sequence ATGATACAATCTAAAAATAATTCCAAACATTATATCTGGGGAAACAACTGTGATAGCTGGATTTTAAAAGACTCTCAGAATCTTTCCGTAAAACAGGAAGTAATGCCTCCCGGAACGGCTGAGAAAAAACATTTTCATGACCAGGCAGAACAGCTTTTCTATATTTTGAAAGGAGAAGCTGTTTTCTGTATTAATGATGAGAAATGGTCTGTAAAAGAAGGCGAAAGCATAACAGTTTTGCCCAAGTCAGAACATTATATTTCTAACGAATCGATGGAAGATGTGGAATTTTTAGTAATTTCGACCCCTTCTACGAATAACGATAGAATAGATACTAACTAA
- a CDS encoding C40 family peptidase — MNKGICIVTVAPVRAEGSDKAEIVTEILFGESADILEVNKNWTKIKMHYDEYEGWMDTKQIRPISDEDFAKRKVTVVTEDFSSVLMNDGKTLLSMGSEVEFPVVASRRSHDVRESIALTAKEFLNVPYLWGGKSFFAVDCSGFTQLVYKVHNIKLPRDTYQQAEVGEALSFVEESKPGDLAFFENPEGKIIHVGIMLDSQKIIHASGKVRIDTLDSTGIFNKELNKHTHKLRVIKSIL; from the coding sequence ATGAATAAAGGAATTTGTATTGTTACGGTAGCGCCTGTTCGTGCCGAAGGTTCAGATAAAGCAGAAATTGTTACGGAAATACTTTTCGGAGAAAGTGCAGATATTTTGGAAGTAAATAAAAACTGGACCAAAATTAAGATGCATTACGATGAATACGAAGGCTGGATGGATACAAAACAGATCAGGCCAATCTCGGATGAAGACTTTGCGAAAAGAAAAGTAACGGTAGTGACGGAGGATTTTTCTTCTGTTTTGATGAACGATGGTAAAACTCTTTTATCCATGGGATCGGAAGTAGAATTTCCTGTTGTTGCATCGCGTAGAAGTCATGATGTTCGGGAAAGTATTGCTTTGACGGCTAAAGAATTTCTTAATGTCCCTTATTTATGGGGCGGTAAAAGTTTTTTTGCGGTAGACTGTTCGGGTTTTACCCAATTGGTGTATAAAGTTCACAATATAAAACTTCCGAGAGATACTTATCAACAGGCTGAAGTGGGAGAAGCACTGAGCTTTGTAGAGGAAAGCAAACCTGGAGATTTGGCCTTTTTTGAAAATCCGGAAGGAAAAATTATTCATGTGGGTATTATGCTCGATTCCCAAAAAATTATTCATGCTTCGGGAAAGGTGAGGATAGATACATTGGACTCTACAGGTATTTTTAATAAAGAACTCAACAAACATACCCATAAATTAAGAGTCATTAAAAGTATTTTGTAG
- a CDS encoding O-methyltransferase, whose translation MSFFEETNPEMDRYLETHASSEPEILRKLRRETFQKTTQPHMISGYQQGRLLTIISQMMQPKNILEIGTFTGYATLCLTAGLAKDGKITTLDVNEDLAYLPRKYFTESEYSGQIDFKLQDAKEFLKETDEVFDLVFIDADKENYAEYFRLIKPKTKSGSVVMFDNVLWYGKVLEESPKQKSTQVIKELNDLVANDEDFENLILPLRDGVNLLRRK comes from the coding sequence ATGAGTTTTTTCGAAGAGACGAATCCTGAGATGGACAGATATTTGGAAACACACGCTTCTTCTGAACCTGAAATCCTGAGAAAGCTGAGAAGGGAAACCTTTCAGAAAACAACACAGCCTCACATGATTTCGGGGTATCAGCAAGGAAGACTGTTGACGATTATATCTCAAATGATGCAGCCGAAAAACATTCTTGAAATCGGGACTTTTACAGGCTATGCCACACTTTGTTTGACCGCGGGTTTAGCAAAAGACGGAAAAATTACAACATTGGATGTGAATGAAGATCTAGCTTACCTGCCTAGGAAATATTTTACAGAAAGTGAATATTCCGGTCAGATAGATTTTAAACTTCAGGACGCGAAAGAGTTTTTAAAAGAAACAGATGAGGTTTTTGATCTTGTTTTTATTGATGCAGATAAAGAAAACTATGCCGAATATTTCCGCTTGATAAAACCTAAGACAAAATCAGGCTCTGTGGTAATGTTTGATAATGTGTTGTGGTACGGAAAAGTTTTAGAGGAAAGCCCTAAGCAGAAGTCTACTCAGGTTATCAAAGAGCTTAATGATTTGGTGGCAAATGATGAAGATTTTGAGAATCTTATTTTACCTTTGCGTGACGGAGTGAATTTGCTTCGCAGAAAATAA
- a CDS encoding DUF1648 domain-containing protein — translation MENTFFIIFDVFNFGLLVFLWWFTVKHYKTLPQTIPIHFDFDGKADGFGSKKYSFLMPVVLTGLYFLFAFIVRSPESANFPVKITAENEDAQFMIMEIFIRWLLTLIALLFLNSQDYMFRYSFDENAKPRIPLSSAIFSVIGSLIILFVFVGIFK, via the coding sequence ATGGAAAATACATTCTTCATAATCTTTGATGTTTTCAATTTCGGATTGCTTGTTTTTCTGTGGTGGTTTACTGTAAAACATTATAAAACCTTACCGCAGACAATTCCTATCCATTTTGATTTTGATGGAAAGGCAGATGGTTTTGGAAGCAAAAAATATTCGTTTTTAATGCCGGTTGTTTTAACTGGGCTCTACTTTTTGTTTGCTTTTATTGTAAGATCTCCGGAATCTGCCAATTTTCCTGTAAAAATCACAGCAGAAAATGAAGATGCGCAATTTATGATCATGGAAATTTTCATCAGATGGTTATTGACACTTATTGCATTGCTTTTTCTGAATAGTCAGGACTATATGTTCCGATATTCTTTTGACGAGAATGCAAAACCGCGGATTCCGCTGTCTTCAGCAATCTTTTCGGTGATTGGAAGTTTAATTATTTTATTTGTTTTTGTAGGTATTTTCAAATGA
- a CDS encoding deoxyuridine 5'-triphosphate nucleotidohydrolase: protein MEYSKEFKTAISNFSSLEKDRLIFRLLKKDKLLSKKLYFELIDPENTDQKRAQMEENIHEKLTLLSKYLSNHKYYLMHIRKISSEITEHVKVTTDKYGEVSLNLFLVNEILENNDKLNTQRFDNVYKLYLYIINKIIKSFVLTKKLDEDYWMEIDEYLREIQQKIDDNHYLKKLCENNGLNLNWFATEKIPANIDQIVKDLKTKGFLR, encoded by the coding sequence ATGGAGTATTCAAAAGAATTCAAAACAGCCATAAGCAACTTTTCTTCCCTGGAAAAAGACCGTTTAATTTTCAGACTATTGAAAAAAGACAAGCTGCTGTCAAAAAAATTATACTTTGAGCTTATTGATCCGGAAAACACAGATCAGAAAAGAGCACAGATGGAGGAAAACATCCATGAAAAGCTGACTCTTTTAAGCAAGTATTTATCAAATCATAAATACTATCTGATGCATATCCGAAAAATAAGCAGCGAAATTACGGAACATGTAAAGGTAACAACAGATAAATACGGAGAAGTTTCCCTGAATCTTTTTCTGGTAAATGAAATTTTAGAAAACAATGATAAACTCAACACCCAGCGATTTGACAATGTCTACAAACTCTATTTGTACATTATTAATAAAATCATTAAAAGCTTTGTTTTAACTAAAAAACTAGATGAAGACTACTGGATGGAAATCGATGAATATTTAAGAGAAATACAACAAAAAATAGATGACAATCATTACCTGAAAAAACTGTGTGAAAACAACGGATTAAATCTCAACTGGTTTGCTACAGAGAAAATCCCTGCGAACATTGACCAGATTGTAAAAGATCTTAAAACAAAGGGATTTCTACGATGA
- a CDS encoding glycosyltransferase family 2 protein, translating to MPLVSIITPCYNSSQFLKETIASVMNQTFTDWEWLITDDLSSDNSVEIIKSTEDPRIKLILSEENRGAGHARNMALEKAAGRYITFLDADDFWEPEFLNEMISFMQKEHAEIAYSNYARCNEELIPQLEDFKADKEVTFQNLLKTCRLSLLSSMYDSQRVGKEYFPEGSKREDHVMWLKLLKKIPIGKPLPKTMAKYRMHSNSISRKKQNIVKDQYLVYKDYMNFSTVKSLYYTANWAINGFLKYSKIFN from the coding sequence ATGCCGTTAGTTTCTATCATTACTCCGTGTTATAATTCTTCTCAATTCCTGAAAGAAACCATTGCCTCTGTAATGAATCAAACCTTCACCGATTGGGAATGGCTGATTACAGACGACCTTTCTTCGGACAACTCCGTTGAAATCATAAAAAGCACAGAGGATCCGAGAATAAAACTTATCCTTTCCGAAGAAAACAGAGGAGCGGGGCATGCAAGAAACATGGCACTGGAAAAGGCAGCGGGAAGATATATCACCTTTTTAGATGCTGATGATTTCTGGGAACCTGAATTCCTTAACGAAATGATTAGTTTCATGCAAAAGGAACACGCAGAAATTGCCTATTCAAATTATGCAAGATGTAACGAAGAGCTTATTCCTCAGCTTGAAGATTTTAAGGCAGACAAAGAAGTTACCTTTCAAAATCTTTTAAAAACCTGTCGCCTTTCTCTTCTTTCTTCCATGTATGATTCTCAACGGGTAGGAAAAGAATATTTTCCGGAAGGAAGCAAACGTGAAGACCATGTTATGTGGTTAAAACTTTTAAAGAAAATTCCAATCGGAAAACCCCTTCCAAAAACTATGGCAAAATACAGAATGCATTCCAACAGTATATCACGAAAAAAACAAAATATTGTGAAAGACCAATATCTTGTCTACAAAGATTACATGAACTTTTCTACCGTAAAATCTTTATACTATACCGCTAATTGGGCAATTAACGGGTTTCTTAAATATTCTAAAATTTTCAACTGA
- a CDS encoding OmpA family protein yields the protein MKIFKILAVSAMVLGLTSCVSKKQYEALSSNYKQCIENIGERQREIQDLKSQNSALSGENNLLKSQHDALKSSLDACLSNTGKSSANIDKLVGEINSSNSYIKQLISNNAKNDSLNLALSNKLKRSLDNVADSDVQVKVLKGVVMISLSDKMLYKTGDYNILPAAQDVLGKVAKVINDYDKYSVLIEGNTDNAPLSSANLPRDNWDLSALRGTAVAKILQTQFGVDPARITAGGRSEYNPKATNMSVSGRAENRRTEIIIMPKLDEFMKLMDIAPKK from the coding sequence ATGAAGATTTTTAAAATTTTAGCAGTTTCTGCAATGGTGTTAGGATTGACATCTTGCGTTAGTAAAAAGCAGTATGAAGCTTTGAGTTCCAATTACAAACAATGTATTGAAAATATTGGAGAAAGACAACGTGAGATTCAGGATTTGAAATCTCAAAATTCTGCTTTATCAGGGGAAAATAATTTGCTGAAAAGTCAGCACGATGCATTGAAATCATCTTTGGATGCTTGTCTGTCCAATACGGGTAAGAGTTCTGCAAATATTGATAAACTGGTAGGAGAGATTAATTCTTCTAACTCATATATCAAACAGTTAATTTCTAATAATGCTAAAAATGACAGTTTAAATTTAGCATTATCAAACAAATTAAAAAGATCATTGGATAATGTAGCAGATAGCGATGTTCAGGTGAAAGTATTAAAAGGAGTAGTAATGATTTCTCTTTCAGATAAAATGCTTTATAAAACAGGAGATTACAATATTCTTCCTGCAGCTCAGGATGTGCTAGGTAAAGTGGCTAAAGTGATCAACGATTATGATAAATATTCAGTATTGATTGAAGGTAATACAGATAATGCGCCATTAAGCTCTGCGAATTTACCAAGAGATAACTGGGATCTTTCTGCTTTGAGAGGGACTGCAGTGGCTAAAATTTTGCAGACTCAGTTTGGTGTTGATCCGGCAAGAATTACAGCTGGAGGACGTTCTGAATATAATCCTAAAGCGACTAATATGAGCGTTTCAGGAAGAGCGGAAAACAGAAGAACTGAAATTATCATTATGCCTAAGCTTGATGAATTTATGAAGCTTATGGATATTGCTCCAAAGAAATAA
- the tilS gene encoding tRNA lysidine(34) synthetase TilS — MKKPDLKKELQNLINLPENQTYLLAVSGGVDSMVLAHLFSQLRDSGFEFQIAHINYHLRGEDSNLDQKVVSEFCIENNIQFHLYDVSEKDQKPQNSIQLWARELRYTFFRQIQEQQKLDFLVTAHHLNDQLETFIINLSKAAGINGLSGIPSNENNILRPLLHLTKEEIYKYAKENNIKYREDLSNTKSDYLRNKIRLEITPKLLETNDHFLENFKKSISYLNQAKDFVQEQIRVIEKSLTTFNNDYKIISKDQLNLQNDFVRFEILKKYGFDPEEIPKIFTAENGSSFFSKKYQLIVTRDELILKTKTEHQNTALNEEILLIEKFDFSQNQMIINLEDIIGEIEEINKNIEWDFDAEKLHFPLRLRRQKDGDEFYPSGFLGKKKVSKFFRDEKLSILARQKIWLLTDSENSVLGIIPFRQDRRNSKGENTNKILKIFNKK; from the coding sequence TTGAAAAAACCGGACTTAAAAAAAGAATTACAAAATCTTATTAATCTGCCTGAAAATCAGACCTATCTTCTGGCTGTGAGCGGAGGTGTCGATTCTATGGTTTTAGCACACCTGTTTAGCCAGTTGCGTGATTCGGGTTTTGAATTTCAGATTGCTCATATTAACTACCATCTGCGGGGTGAAGATTCTAATCTTGACCAAAAAGTAGTTTCCGAATTTTGTATAGAAAATAATATCCAATTTCATTTATATGACGTTTCAGAGAAGGATCAGAAGCCGCAAAACTCTATTCAGCTTTGGGCAAGAGAATTAAGATATACTTTTTTCAGGCAGATTCAGGAACAGCAAAAGCTGGATTTTCTGGTTACTGCCCATCATTTGAATGATCAGCTTGAAACATTTATCATCAATCTGTCCAAAGCGGCAGGAATTAACGGGCTGAGCGGAATCCCTTCGAATGAAAATAATATTCTGCGTCCTCTTTTACATCTCACAAAAGAAGAAATCTACAAATACGCAAAAGAAAATAATATCAAGTATCGCGAAGATCTTTCCAATACAAAAAGTGATTATTTAAGAAATAAAATCCGCCTGGAAATCACACCTAAATTATTAGAAACGAACGATCATTTTTTAGAGAACTTCAAAAAAAGCATTTCTTATTTAAATCAGGCAAAAGATTTCGTTCAGGAGCAGATCAGAGTAATAGAAAAAAGCCTGACAACATTTAACAATGATTATAAAATTATATCCAAAGACCAGCTCAATCTGCAAAATGATTTTGTAAGGTTTGAGATTTTAAAAAAATATGGCTTTGATCCAGAAGAGATTCCTAAAATTTTCACCGCTGAAAACGGAAGTTCTTTTTTTTCAAAAAAATACCAATTAATCGTTACCCGCGATGAGTTGATCCTAAAAACAAAAACAGAACACCAAAATACTGCGTTGAATGAAGAAATTCTCCTGATAGAAAAATTTGACTTTTCCCAAAACCAAATGATCATTAATCTCGAAGATATTATTGGAGAGATTGAAGAAATCAATAAGAACATCGAATGGGACTTTGATGCTGAGAAACTACACTTCCCATTGCGATTACGGAGACAAAAAGACGGCGATGAGTTTTATCCTTCCGGATTTTTGGGGAAAAAGAAAGTTTCTAAGTTTTTTAGGGACGAAAAATTATCTATTTTAGCAAGGCAAAAAATCTGGCTTCTGACTGACAGCGAAAATTCTGTACTCGGAATTATTCCTTTCAGACAAGACAGAAGAAACTCTAAGGGAGAGAATACCAATAAAATTCTCAAAATTTTTAATAAGAAGTAA
- a CDS encoding lipocalin family protein: MKKLALLFAGLSLLSISACKDDNTEQVYPLVGTWSPIKEVRTTVQSSGAGVSDEISYTDCEKASRWVFNEGSTGKRKDSDDDAANPGQCIVSPDRMFTYTYNEDKTIQIKYVGTVEPDKGKVTLLNDTTLNLTIEDKTDPTKYSSITYTMKRIPQ, from the coding sequence ATGAAGAAATTAGCATTGCTATTTGCAGGTTTATCATTATTATCTATCTCAGCTTGTAAAGATGATAATACTGAACAAGTATATCCGCTGGTTGGGACATGGTCTCCAATTAAGGAAGTAAGAACAACCGTTCAGTCTTCGGGAGCTGGTGTTTCAGATGAGATCAGTTATACTGATTGTGAAAAAGCTTCCAGATGGGTTTTTAACGAAGGTTCTACAGGTAAAAGAAAAGATAGTGATGATGATGCGGCAAACCCGGGACAATGTATTGTGTCTCCAGACCGTATGTTTACTTATACATATAATGAAGATAAAACGATCCAGATAAAATATGTGGGAACAGTTGAGCCGGACAAAGGAAAAGTAACCCTTCTTAATGATACTACATTAAATCTTACGATTGAAGATAAAACTGATCCGACCAAATATTCTTCAATAACCTATACCATGAAGAGAATTCCACAATAA